Proteins encoded within one genomic window of Prauserella marina:
- a CDS encoding acyl-CoA dehydrogenase family protein translates to MSLSLTEDRTAFAEAIRDFVAKECGTREQRIALTDGGRSAHNEKLNRKIGELGWSAVAFPEEYGGSGGGITEACLLLEELAYGQAPVFGLGISMIVGSTIQRFGTESQRAEVIGSLARGEVSAIAMSEPGAGSDVAALRCAARRTADGYVINGQKTWISCAPYAERILLVCRTGDGGSRHEGISMLVVPAGTDGVDIRPIDTLGGREINEVFFTDATVPHDNLVGVEGQAWSQLMAGLNFERLVCAATFLGNARRAFDDTLEYVRQREQFGRPVGSFQALKHRLADLAVDIKCASLLVYDVARLADEDKDRQWPREASMAKLKATETAKKAALEGMQMMGAAGYTTEYDMERHLRQNVIATVFAGTSEVQRDIIGKTFGL, encoded by the coding sequence ATGTCGCTGAGCCTGACAGAGGACAGAACCGCTTTCGCCGAGGCCATTCGCGATTTCGTCGCGAAGGAGTGCGGTACGCGTGAGCAACGGATCGCACTCACCGACGGCGGCAGAAGCGCGCACAACGAGAAACTGAACCGCAAGATCGGCGAACTCGGCTGGAGCGCCGTCGCCTTCCCCGAGGAATACGGTGGCAGTGGTGGTGGCATCACCGAGGCGTGCCTGCTGCTGGAAGAACTGGCCTACGGACAGGCTCCGGTCTTCGGGCTCGGCATCTCCATGATCGTCGGCAGCACGATCCAGCGCTTCGGAACCGAGTCGCAGCGAGCGGAAGTCATCGGCAGCCTCGCAAGAGGCGAGGTCTCCGCGATCGCGATGAGCGAACCAGGGGCCGGCTCGGACGTCGCCGCGCTCCGGTGCGCGGCGCGCAGGACCGCCGACGGATACGTCATCAACGGCCAGAAGACCTGGATCTCGTGCGCCCCGTACGCGGAGCGGATCCTGCTGGTGTGCCGGACCGGAGACGGCGGCTCCCGGCACGAGGGCATCAGCATGCTCGTCGTGCCTGCCGGTACCGACGGCGTGGACATCCGCCCCATCGACACCCTCGGCGGGCGCGAGATCAACGAGGTGTTCTTCACCGATGCCACGGTGCCGCACGACAATCTGGTCGGCGTCGAAGGCCAGGCGTGGAGCCAGCTCATGGCAGGGCTCAACTTCGAGCGGCTCGTGTGCGCTGCCACGTTCCTCGGAAACGCCCGCAGGGCCTTCGACGACACCCTCGAATACGTGCGCCAGCGGGAACAGTTCGGAAGGCCGGTCGGTTCGTTCCAGGCACTCAAACACCGGCTCGCCGACCTCGCCGTCGACATCAAATGCGCGTCGCTGCTCGTGTACGACGTGGCGCGGCTCGCGGACGAGGACAAGGACCGCCAGTGGCCGCGCGAGGCGTCCATGGCGAAACTCAAGGCCACCGAAACCGCGAAGAAGGCCGCGCTCGAAGGCATGCAGATGATGGGCGCCGCCGGATACACCACCGAATACGACATGGAACGACATCTCAGGCAGAACGTCATCGCCACGGTCTTCGCGGGAACCAGCGAGGTCCAGCGTGACATCATCGGCAAGACCTTCGGATTGTGA
- a CDS encoding SDR family NAD(P)-dependent oxidoreductase, which translates to MYPRLRNKVAIVTGAAHGIGEATARRFAAEGAKVVLADVSERGLRAVAEQLGDSAVTVHCDVADPVAVGAAVDRAVTEFGGLDILFNNAAVGANGNVADLDLGEWDRVFAVNLGGVLHGIRAAVPAMRERGGGAILNTSSVVGRRAGPGISAYAASKAAVEALTRAAALELRPDGIRVNAIVPAMIRTRAAAASAPFLSGALGADVADYVAGRQGRWGEPAEIAAVAAHLVSDEASFITGQAHVLDNGATIHA; encoded by the coding sequence ATGTATCCCCGGCTCCGGAACAAGGTCGCGATCGTCACCGGTGCCGCACACGGCATCGGGGAGGCGACCGCACGTCGGTTCGCCGCCGAAGGGGCGAAGGTCGTCCTCGCCGACGTGTCGGAGCGCGGGTTGCGCGCTGTCGCCGAGCAGCTCGGCGACAGCGCGGTGACCGTCCACTGTGACGTCGCCGATCCGGTCGCGGTCGGCGCGGCCGTCGACCGCGCCGTCACCGAATTCGGCGGCCTGGACATCCTGTTCAACAACGCCGCCGTCGGCGCGAACGGCAACGTCGCCGATCTCGACCTCGGTGAGTGGGACCGGGTGTTCGCGGTCAACCTCGGCGGTGTACTGCACGGCATCAGGGCCGCCGTCCCCGCGATGCGCGAGCGGGGCGGCGGCGCGATTCTCAACACCTCGTCGGTGGTCGGCCGGAGAGCGGGGCCGGGAATCTCGGCCTACGCGGCGTCCAAGGCCGCCGTCGAGGCACTGACCAGGGCGGCCGCGCTGGAACTGCGGCCAGACGGCATCCGCGTCAACGCGATCGTGCCCGCGATGATCAGGACCAGGGCGGCCGCGGCGAGTGCTCCCTTTCTTTCCGGGGCGCTCGGCGCCGACGTCGCCGACTACGTCGCGGGCCGCCAGGGCCGGTGGGGCGAACCCGCCGAGATCGCCGCCGTCGCGGCACACCTGGTCAGTGACGAGGCTTCGTTCATCACCGGTCAGGCGCACGTGCTCGACAA
- a CDS encoding AMP-binding protein, producing the protein MDPASRLRKSARLFGDNTAVVFEGRGQTYSELLERAIRLANALREAGVRPGDRVAMLGDNAFESLEQVAGLAVGGYVRCALYGHDTPDRHHYLLDLVGARALIVTEKYFGAIVPLLADLPELRVVFVVGDPGSHEIAHGYEQRLAAASTEDPAVPLADDDPHVIRFSAGTTGKPKGILHTVRGWIDMGDEMALVVPRFTERDRYLVPAPLSHAAGLLVWPLVSAGAACVIMPAYETARFLELIETEKATITLCVPTIMRMVADHPDARTRDLSSLKTVLYGTAPAPESTVTAAIGVWGNIMYQIYGQSEGLPLSVLAPEHHVVDGTDEQRRWLRSAGRPTPNADVAILDDEGNRLPAGEIGEIAGFTPGRMRELWGAPEATAERITSEGWLRTRDMGYLSEDGFLYLSDRKEDTIISGGYNIWPTELENALTAHPAVAEAAVVGVPDPKWGETPHAAVVLVPGEQASEKDLIEWTREKCGSVKKVTAVHVVDTLPRSPIGKILRREVREQLRTEKPAEG; encoded by the coding sequence ATGGATCCGGCAAGCCGCTTGCGCAAGAGTGCCCGCCTGTTCGGCGACAACACCGCCGTCGTCTTCGAAGGTCGCGGCCAGACGTACTCGGAACTGCTCGAAAGGGCGATCCGGCTCGCCAACGCGTTGCGGGAAGCGGGAGTGCGGCCGGGTGACCGGGTCGCGATGCTGGGCGACAACGCCTTCGAGAGCCTCGAACAGGTCGCGGGGCTCGCCGTCGGCGGATATGTCCGGTGCGCGCTCTACGGGCACGACACCCCGGACCGGCACCACTACCTGCTCGATCTCGTCGGCGCGCGGGCGCTGATCGTCACGGAGAAGTACTTCGGCGCGATCGTGCCGCTGCTGGCGGACCTGCCGGAGTTGCGGGTCGTGTTCGTGGTCGGCGATCCCGGCTCGCACGAGATCGCGCACGGCTACGAGCAGCGGCTGGCCGCCGCGTCCACTGAGGACCCCGCCGTCCCGCTCGCCGACGACGATCCGCACGTGATCCGGTTCTCGGCCGGTACGACGGGCAAGCCGAAGGGCATCCTGCACACGGTGCGCGGGTGGATCGACATGGGCGACGAGATGGCACTGGTCGTCCCCCGGTTCACCGAGCGCGACCGGTATCTCGTTCCGGCCCCGCTGTCGCATGCGGCGGGCCTGCTCGTCTGGCCGCTGGTGTCGGCGGGGGCGGCCTGCGTCATCATGCCGGCCTACGAGACGGCTCGCTTCCTCGAACTGATCGAGACCGAGAAGGCGACCATCACGTTGTGCGTGCCGACCATCATGCGGATGGTCGCCGACCATCCCGACGCGCGGACCCGCGATCTCAGCAGTCTCAAAACGGTCCTGTACGGCACGGCACCCGCGCCGGAGTCGACCGTGACGGCGGCGATCGGTGTGTGGGGCAACATCATGTACCAGATCTACGGCCAGAGCGAGGGCCTTCCGCTGTCGGTGCTCGCCCCGGAACACCACGTCGTCGACGGCACCGACGAACAGCGTCGCTGGCTGCGGTCGGCGGGACGGCCAACGCCCAACGCCGACGTCGCCATCCTCGACGACGAAGGAAACCGGCTGCCTGCCGGTGAGATCGGTGAGATCGCGGGTTTCACCCCAGGCCGTATGCGGGAGCTGTGGGGCGCGCCAGAGGCCACGGCGGAACGGATCACGTCCGAAGGGTGGTTGCGCACCAGGGACATGGGTTACCTGTCCGAGGACGGTTTCCTGTACCTGAGCGACCGCAAGGAGGACACCATCATCTCCGGCGGCTACAACATCTGGCCGACGGAACTGGAGAACGCGCTCACCGCGCATCCGGCCGTCGCCGAGGCCGCCGTCGTCGGTGTTCCCGATCCCAAGTGGGGCGAGACCCCGCACGCGGCGGTCGTGCTCGTCCCTGGCGAACAAGCGTCCGAAAAGGACCTGATCGAGTGGACGAGGGAAAAGTGCGGCTCGGTCAAGAAGGTGACGGCGGTCCACGTCGTGGACACGTTGCCTCGCTCGCCGATCGGCAAGATCCTGCGCCGCGAGGTGCGCGAACAACTCCGCACGGAGAAACCCGCCGAAGGCTGA
- a CDS encoding TetR/AcrR family transcriptional regulator, giving the protein MSTERAPEKKRRSNAERSAATRSAVLDATITAIVRYGYRGATSERIAEISGLTRGAQKHHWSTKAEMVVEALLYLHDKLMVVTVAELDQAAGKGIRPVLDALWRSFQTDLFTAADELHVAARSEGELRPKLIEAEREIGRRIGDVTTAALDDGRQSARRLGEVGAHAVNVMRGMAFQSALLPSPEREQRQLTVLEQAVAALLEAEAG; this is encoded by the coding sequence ATGAGTACGGAGCGGGCGCCGGAAAAGAAGCGGCGCAGCAACGCCGAACGGAGCGCGGCGACGCGCTCGGCGGTACTGGACGCCACGATCACCGCGATCGTCAGGTACGGCTACCGCGGTGCGACGTCGGAACGCATCGCCGAGATCTCCGGGCTCACAAGGGGAGCGCAGAAACACCACTGGTCGACCAAGGCCGAGATGGTCGTGGAAGCGTTGCTGTACCTGCACGACAAGCTGATGGTGGTGACGGTCGCCGAGCTGGATCAGGCGGCCGGAAAGGGAATCCGGCCCGTGCTCGACGCGCTGTGGCGCTCGTTCCAGACCGACCTGTTCACCGCGGCCGACGAACTGCACGTCGCCGCTCGCAGCGAGGGCGAATTGCGGCCGAAGCTGATCGAGGCCGAGCGCGAGATCGGAAGGCGGATCGGGGACGTCACCACCGCGGCGCTCGACGACGGCAGGCAGTCCGCGCGGCGGCTCGGGGAGGTCGGCGCCCACGCCGTCAACGTGATGCGGGGGATGGCGTTCCAGTCGGCGTTGCTGCCGAGTCCCGAGCGGGAACAACGCCAGCTCACGGTGCTTGAACAGGCGGTGGCGGCATTGCTGGAGGCCGAAGCGGGTTGA
- a CDS encoding SMP-30/gluconolactonase/LRE family protein, which yields MTTTSPVHLLASGGHYFEGARWHDGTWWVSDIYAKKVCTYDTEGNRTEIMHVEGNPSGLGWLPDGSLLVVSMHDRTLLRRTADGEVSVYADLSELCAYELNDMVINAAGQVYVGTIGFAIAQGDEIRPGAIYRVDPDGTGHVAAENVICPNGMVITNDDRTLIVAESFSSRLTAFTIGDDGALTDQRAFAQIGADPGLTSLPEMMAASEIWPDGCAIDAEDNIWVADAGHQRIVRIDPHGKIVEEIKEEEGLGIYACALGGDDGRTLLMCSVPDFFAAAQGTDTDKAVLKTTRVAVPHGGRP from the coding sequence ATGACGACAACCAGCCCGGTCCACCTGCTCGCCAGTGGTGGTCATTACTTCGAGGGAGCCCGTTGGCACGACGGCACGTGGTGGGTGTCGGACATCTATGCCAAGAAGGTCTGCACCTACGACACCGAGGGCAACCGCACCGAGATCATGCACGTGGAGGGCAATCCCTCCGGGCTCGGCTGGCTGCCCGACGGTTCGCTGCTCGTGGTGTCGATGCACGACCGCACGCTGCTCAGGCGCACCGCCGACGGCGAGGTCAGCGTCTACGCCGACCTCTCGGAACTGTGTGCCTACGAGCTCAACGACATGGTGATCAACGCGGCGGGCCAGGTCTACGTCGGCACGATCGGCTTCGCCATCGCCCAGGGTGACGAGATTCGTCCTGGCGCGATCTACCGGGTCGACCCGGACGGCACCGGACACGTGGCCGCCGAAAACGTCATCTGCCCCAACGGCATGGTGATCACCAACGACGACCGCACGCTCATCGTCGCGGAGTCCTTCTCCTCGCGCCTCACCGCGTTCACCATCGGCGACGACGGCGCGCTCACCGATCAGCGGGCCTTCGCGCAGATCGGCGCGGATCCCGGACTGACGTCGCTGCCGGAGATGATGGCCGCTTCCGAGATCTGGCCGGACGGCTGCGCCATCGACGCCGAGGACAACATCTGGGTGGCCGACGCGGGACACCAGCGCATCGTGCGGATCGATCCGCACGGCAAGATCGTGGAGGAGATCAAGGAGGAGGAAGGGCTCGGCATCTACGCGTGTGCCCTTGGCGGTGACGACGGCAGGACGCTGCTGATGTGCTCGGTGCCCGACTTCTTCGCCGCGGCACAGGGCACCGACACTGACAAGGCAGTGCTCAAAACGACGCGGGTCGCCGTGCCGCACGGCGGCAGGCCCTGA
- a CDS encoding zinc-dependent alcohol dehydrogenase: protein MTHPPSAGPEGTRETALPSFARASVALPGATGEIRSFPLHEPGPDEGWLAVTASGICGTDVGLFARGVSEPTVLGHHVVGTVAALGHEAARRRGLAIGDRVLLEEYLPCGRCPTCATGPYRLCPETDLWSGGLRVGTIPASEPPGLTGGNAEYTFLAANTVTHRLPDELTDDLAAWVLPYANAIDWVTSAGALRAGDTVVVLGPGYHGLAVAAAARWAGARRVVVTGLARDRERLAIAEALGAKPVVTGDDPDGTAAAVGALTGGSADVVVDTVGPDPGVLGPATAMLGHGGRLVLTNPKQPSAASFDTSSLIRRGLRVLGVRGRSPEAIAAAIESLTDASSGLGAVPTVETGLDDTAHMLALLAEGNGPESPHVVVRPR from the coding sequence ATGACGCACCCGCCCAGCGCCGGTCCCGAGGGCACGCGAGAAACAGCTCTGCCCTCCTTCGCGCGAGCCAGCGTGGCCCTGCCAGGCGCCACCGGTGAGATCAGATCGTTTCCGCTGCACGAGCCGGGACCGGACGAGGGCTGGCTCGCCGTCACCGCTTCCGGAATCTGCGGCACCGACGTCGGCCTGTTCGCGCGCGGCGTCTCCGAACCGACGGTGCTGGGCCATCACGTCGTCGGCACGGTGGCCGCCCTCGGCCACGAGGCGGCTCGCCGACGTGGTCTCGCGATCGGCGACCGCGTTCTTCTGGAGGAATACCTCCCTTGTGGACGGTGCCCCACCTGCGCGACCGGTCCCTACCGGCTGTGCCCGGAAACCGATCTGTGGAGCGGAGGACTCAGGGTCGGCACGATTCCCGCGTCGGAACCTCCCGGCCTGACCGGAGGAAACGCGGAGTACACGTTCCTCGCGGCCAACACCGTCACCCACCGGCTTCCGGACGAGCTCACCGACGACCTCGCGGCGTGGGTACTCCCCTACGCCAACGCGATCGACTGGGTGACCTCGGCCGGGGCGCTGCGCGCGGGCGACACGGTCGTCGTTCTCGGCCCCGGTTATCACGGGCTCGCGGTAGCGGCCGCCGCGCGGTGGGCTGGGGCACGCCGGGTCGTGGTCACCGGCCTCGCCCGCGACCGCGAACGGCTGGCGATCGCCGAAGCACTCGGCGCGAAACCAGTCGTGACCGGTGACGACCCCGACGGCACGGCTGCCGCCGTCGGCGCGCTCACCGGGGGCTCCGCCGACGTCGTCGTGGACACGGTGGGACCCGACCCCGGCGTGCTCGGCCCGGCGACCGCGATGCTCGGCCACGGCGGGCGGCTCGTGCTCACCAACCCGAAACAGCCCTCGGCCGCCTCGTTCGACACGTCCTCGCTCATCCGCCGGGGACTGCGGGTGCTCGGAGTCCGCGGCCGCTCCCCCGAAGCCATCGCCGCCGCCATCGAATCACTGACCGATGCGAGCTCGGGCCTCGGCGCCGTGCCGACCGTCGAAACCGGACTCGACGACACCGCGCACATGCTGGCACTGCTGGCCGAAGGCAATGGGCCGGAGTCACCGCACGTCGTCGTCCGCCCCCGCTGA